The Jiangella alba genome includes the window CACCGCCGTCGGCATCGGTGGCGACCCGGTCATCGGCACCACGCACATCGACGCGCTCGAGGCGTTCGAGGCTGACCCCGACACCAAGGCGATCGTCATGATCGGCGAGATCGGCGGCGACGCCGAGGAGCGGGCGGCCGCCTACATCAAGGAGCACGTCACCAAGCCGGTCGTCGGCTACGTGGCCGGCTTCACCGCGCCCGAGGGCAAGACCATGGGCCACGCCGGCGCCATCGTGTCCGGCTCGTCCGGCACGGCGCAGGCCAAGAAGGAGGCCCTCGAGGCCGCCGGTGTCGCCGTCGGCAAGACCCCGAGCGAGACCGCCCGGCTCATGCGGGAGATCTACCAGAAGCTCTGACCATCAGGGATCGGGAGAGACTCGGCCGGGCCGCCTTCGGGTGGCCCGGCCGATTCCGTTCCCGGCGTAGGCGGCGAGGAAGACCCGCACGCCCTCGTCGGCGTAGCGCTCGATCTCCGCGGCCGGCGGGGGAGCGTCGTCGCCGGTGAGCATGGCGTGGTTCAGCGGCACCGACATCACCAGCCAGTTGAAGTGCGCCGCCGCGAGGTCGGCGTCGTCGACGGCGAGCAGGCCGCGCTCGGTGAGCCCGCGGAACGCCGCCGCGAGGTCGGCCATGGTGCGGGCCGGGCCGCGCTCGGCGAACAGCCGGCCCAGCTCGGGGAAGCGGCCGGCCTCGCCGATGACCAGCCGGCGCAGCCGCAGCAGCCGCGGCCGCATGACCATGGACAGCTGACGGCGGGCGAGGTCGCGCAGGTCGGCCGCGACGTCGCCGGTGTCGCGCAGGGCGGCGACCTCGGCGTGCACCGGCTCGGCCGCCTCGTCGACGGTGCGGGCGACGATCGCGGCGAACAGCGCCGGCTTGTCGGCGAAGTGCTTGTAGACGGTCGGCTTGGAGACGGCGGCCGTGGCCGCGATGCGGTCGATGGTGGTGCCGGCGTACCC containing:
- a CDS encoding TetR/AcrR family transcriptional regulator, yielding MSVPQDETRSARKHRAILDAATEVFLADGYAGTTIDRIAATAAVSKPTVYKHFADKPALFAAIVARTVDEAAEPVHAEVAALRDTGDVAADLRDLARRQLSMVMRPRLLRLRRLVIGEAGRFPELGRLFAERGPARTMADLAAAFRGLTERGLLAVDDADLAAAHFNWLVMSVPLNHAMLTGDDAPPPAAEIERYADEGVRVFLAAYAGNGIGRATRRRPGRVSPDP